Within the Setaria viridis chromosome 3, Setaria_viridis_v4.0, whole genome shotgun sequence genome, the region ATTGCCGAGGTTTGGAACTTGCGAGGAATTTTCAGTTTCCCACTCTGAGGGAGGTGAGGTGTTGTACTGACTATCTAATCTTTGAATATTTACACTGGATTATTTGTGACATCTTATGTAAGAAATTTTCCTCAGCCACCACAAACATTTCTTGCAACTATGGAGGAGTATGTGAAGGAGGCTCCGCGTATGGTTCCAGTTCGAGAACCCCTGGTTAGTACTTGGGTGATACGATTAatataattttctattttttatattCAATTGTATTTTTAGTGATATGATCTCTAGCAGTCTatcctaccccaacttgcttgaattaaaaggctttgttgttgttctgCAGTTTAGCTATCTGTTGGTTATGCGATTGGTTATATGGCACTAGGAACTCCAGCATGCAAGTTCCTGTTGCTGAAACCTCATAATTGCTTTACCAGATGTAGCAGTTTTCTTTCCTCAGATATTCTGTCTTTTAAATGGCATCTGTCTTTTAAATGGCATCTGTCTTTTAAATGGCAATTGATTCATTCACCTGTCTCAATTATCATTTTACATAGCGAGTATCATCTCTCACTCTTCCTTGTATTGACCAGCTTTAGATTCTGTGGTTTAACGTATTTGTTATTCTTCTGAGTACTGGAAATGAAGTCAATTCATCaattttcaattgttttttttatcaggaaCTTCCGGAGAGGCTTCTTCTTACTTACAAAcctgaggagtcagaggaaaTTCCTGAACCTGCTCCTGTAGAAGAGGAAAAAGCACCAGTTGAAGAACCTGAGCCGGCACCACCTGTTACCGAAGTTGTTTCACCTCCTCCCAAGACTGAGGTGCCCAATACTGGCGATTTACTGGTGGGTAAAAGAATACTTTAATATCCATGATCTAATCTCATGTGCTTATTTCCACAACCTAAAGTCTTGCTTGCTAATAGGGCTTAAATGATCCAAGCCCTGCTGTATCAGCAATAGAAGAAAGCAATGCTCTTGCCTTGGCTATTGTTCCAACAGGTATGTTTTTATAAATGAATTCCTAGCGAATGCTAAGTATCTGTGAAGGATCTTTCGTTAAGTGGCAAATTGATTTTGGATCTTTATTAGATGGTACTTCAACAACTGGTAACGCTGCATTTCAAGATAAGGGGTTTGATCCGACAGGATGGGAATTGGCCCTTGTTACTGCTCCAAGCAACACAACTTCATCTGCTTCTAGCAGTCAACtggttggtttctttgatcTTCATATCATTGTTTTCCTGAGGTTTTTATGTGTCAGTTACATGTTATGGCGCTGTGGGACACGAGAATATAGGTTTGCTACTGCTATGGGCATATTACTCTTGTTATCAGCATTATTTAGTATGATGTTCCAATTAGCAATCATCATGTTCGCGAAATCATACATTTTGGTCAAAACTTGGTTGCAAAATTTCTGTAGGCATCCTGTGCTAGGTTACACAGTGAATCATGTAGCCCCATACATCATACATGACCTTGCATAGTTTTTAAGCAATCACTCGTATGGCTGAAACCCCAGTCCCCTGTCAGTGTTATGGACTCTTGCTGATGGTTCTGAAATGCAGTGTTTGTTAAGATAAACATGCATGAGTCTTACGATGCCCTGCGTTGCACCAATAATGCATAGCTCTTGTCGATCAGAATGCTTGGTCATGTGAATGACATTAATTGCATGTGCTATGTATGGCTATTATCATGTACATACACCCTGTGAATAATTGGTGTGCCTTGAGCAGTTGAGCCAATTGATGGCTATGAACTACACCTAGTACATGGTTTCAGTTCTCCAGGCTATGAACTCAACGTAGTACACAGTTTCAGTTCTCCAGGCTAAGCATTGATTCACAGCAACGATATTTCATACAACTTGTGGCCATGCCAGCTGTGTTCGATGAAAATAAACTTCTGGACTCCTTTTTACAGGGTGGTGGATTTGACAAGCTCATCTTGGACAGCCTTTATGATGATGGGGCTTACAGGCAGAGACAACAGCAACAGCTCTATGGTTCAGCAGTGCCTAACCCATTCATGACAAATGATCCTTTTGCGATGTCCAACCAAGTTGCTCCCCCACCATCAGTTCAAATGGCTGCCATGTCTCAGCAGCATCAGCAGATCCCAACGGTGATGCAACCAAATCCCTTCGGACCACCAATGCAACCGCAGATGGGCATGGGCCCTGCAACAAACAACCCTTTTCTGGATGCTGGCTTTGGGCCATTCCCAGTGGCGAACAACGGGCATCAGCAACATAACCCATTCGGCGGCGCTCAACTTCTGTAGGCTACTTAGTTACATGAGGAAATTTGTGCCCCAGCAAATGCGATTTTTGTGTGATTATATCATGCATTATGCTTGGCCATTCTTGTATGCGACCCCTGTATTATGCGTTGGCTTTCACCACACGGGGCTGCCGAGTTACCCGACCCTTGTTGTAAAGAAATTAGTGACCTGTGTAACACCAAGTATATGTCAATAAACAGTAGGACATGGCTATAATtataacaaaaacaaaagagcGGTGGACCAATTGATTGCCTATCTCGTACATGCCGTGTGATTGATCACCATGTGCTCGGTTGAATATTCCAAGCCTAGGATTGGGGTGTGTTAAGCTATGACCTTTGATGCTCATAGCACTTGTGACTTATGCATACTTTACGTTGTTTGCAGCTTCTTTACATATGATTGAGCCTGCTAAGAAGTTTTCCACTGAAATTTACATCCAATTGAAAGTCGTAAGAAGGTTTCTACATAAATTTTCTTTTTGTGGATATACTCTTCTGTGGCAATCATCTTATCGGCAGCAGCATGACTGTACGTGTATGGTTGTCATGgctcaccttttctttttccgccATGGCTCACTCGAAGCTGATGTTGCATCGCAAATAGCTATATCTCACCGATGTCCACAACATGATTGTCGTCTCTTGAGCCAGAGGAAAAGCGGCGAACAGTAAAACCTCAATCAGTGACCCGGCTTTTCGCCTCGTGAAAGGCCTTGGGGTTGCTGTAATGGCTAGCCCCCACCTACGTAACTGCCACTGGATTTCTAGCCTCGTAGGGTTGATCGGAATCTCAACAACTGTGACTTGTTACAAGAGATAAATCTGGAGATTTGCTTGAGACATGGATCCAGAAGCGAATTGTCAGAGTTCCAAGTAAATCTTCTTGCGATGTTTGAGAGTACTGTTAGAAGAAACTTCTGCGTCACTATTCGATAGTACTTTCTTGTTAAGGACCGATGCTTTCGTAGGTCCTTTTGAGGTCATGGGACAAGTAAATAAACATAGACGACGATGTACATGTGCATTCTTACCATATACCGAAGCACCTTTGTATTCAAGATACTGTCGTTTTCGGCACAGCTGCACGGATGAAATGGATTCTCAGCAGCCCCCGCATGCCGCTAAAAATGGTGTCAACCTCATGCGCAGTGACGTGGCGTCTCGCGGCAAGGGTGAGAGCAACATCGGCGCATGCGGTTTTCTGCGTACGCGCCCTTTTGAAATTTCTAGAAAACACAAGCTCCGGCATTTCTTGTGAAGAAGAGAATTTCCGAATTTTTGTCAGTGCGGTATCACGCAATAGGACGAAAGTATCGATCAAGTAGGACCCAGGGTACCAAGGGGTATCCACCAACCCAATTATTTACCTCCACGTCAGGCGGCGTCCACACACTATCCCCCTGTCCTACGAAGCACCAAGATCGCCCACCAGATCGGCGCCACGCGTCCCCAGGTCTAGCTGCTCCACATGTGCGATGCTGAAAAGAATCTAGGACGGAATTATTGCGTCCGCATCTCAAGTTTTTATTTGAGAAATGACGCAACCTCCTTATCTACTATTTTTGAATATAAGTACGGACACACATGCTCCGGTGCTTATGGGCTTGGTGTACCTAGGACGGTCATATTTTTAAATTAATAAAGTCACCACGGGCACGATGAAAGATATAGCTAGAGAAACGCACACCGTTGGATAGGGAGTACAACCACCTCTTATTCATGTATTCTTTTTTGGAGCACAATGCATACTTACGAATATGAAGTATTTAACTCCGAAATTTATCGCACTCCTCAATAAAGCAATTAAACCAAATTAAATACGCTAATATATTATTTGATTAATATATAAGCCCATCTCTTAATTATTCTTATCGCACTTATGGTTTTTTAACACAATATCACAATAGTTTTACTACTACCATTTTAAGTGGCCTTTGTAACAGGCTGGATTTTCTCTTGGGAACCTATTTTCCTTCGTTGGGAAGACCGGAACTTTTAAAGCTAAGTTAAAGCTCTTCCGGAGTAGCATCACTCAGCCAAAGAGAACAATCAATGCACGGTCCATAATTTGTTCAAACTTCTTGGTTGAGTTATTGCCAGATATGCAGAACTTTTACCGTTGTCCGATAATCGAAGACCATGCAAGGGGCGGATCAGCTCAGCTGGTCCACGCGCCACGGCCACAGCACCCTCAGCTGCAGCAGCAAAGCACGGCAGCAGCCTCAGCCGTTCAGTTGAGCCACGCTGGTGGCGCTGCCACACCGTTCCGAGATCAATCACCGAGAGGGCAAGGGCGCAAGGCGGCCGACCCAGGGCGGCAGGGCGCACGGCGCGACGGGCAGCCCGTGCGCGGGTGTTGCAGCGGGAGCAGCCGATCCGAGGCTTGGCCTGCCCCACCCAGATCTCCACGGTGATTCGCCCACCGCGCCGCCACGCAGCTATAAAGCCCCGCCCCCCCTCCGCACGACCCGCTCGCCGCTCCACCACCCCTCTGCAGTCCGTCCACAGCTCTCCACCGCGTGGCGAGGCAGGCAGCGAGCGACTCCCCTGTCCCTGACCCCCTCTCTGCTCCCCCGTCcgttccgcccgccgccgggcgcgcttGTGTCGGTGTGGTTCTCGGTTGATGCAGCAGCGGGGCCTCGCCCACAACCGCCGCTCCCGCGGCTTCTCCCGCTCCCGCCTCGCCGTCGAGGGCGCCTAAACGCACGAACCCCCCCACGCCaaccaacacacacacacacaaaaaaaaaaccctccaaAAATCCAAGGCTCGCTCGCGCAAAAACTTTCTGAAAGAACGAACAGAGAACAGAGGAAAACACCAAAGGGATCGTCGAGATGGACGCCCCCGTGGTGGCCGTTGCGAACGGTAAGCGGACGGGACCCGCGTATCGCAGATCCGCTTGCTTGCTGTTTTCTCGTCGAGTTTTGCTGGGTGAGGGGGCCGGGTCGAACAGGTGGTGGGCGGACGGGCAGGGAATGGCTggtgtggtggcctggtggggtgTTCCTGTGTGATGCGATCTGACGAGGGGTTTTGGGTTTTGGGTTTCGGGGGTGGTGTTTGATGGCCTTGCGTTGCGTCGTGCAGGGATCGGTGAGGTGGAGCGGAAGGTGCAGAAGAGCTACTGGGAGGAGCACTCCAAGTCCCTCACCGTCGAGTCCATGATGCTCGACTcccgcgccgccgacctcgacAAGGAGGAGCGCCCTGAGGTGCTGCAtgatctcctctctctcccttcctctgTTTCTCCGTGTCACTTCATCGTTTCCGCTGCTGCTGAATGATCAGTTTGCTGGTACAATGATTAGTTTGCTGGTGCTGTTGATACTGGAATCTTACCATATCTTGGATACAGAAAAACGATTGGTCCATGCTGTAATGACATGGCCTTttacacccccccccccctgcaaAAAAGTTGACAGCGACGGTTTGAGAGGGACGTAATTGGACGGTAATTTCTTTCAGGACAGTCATGTCGGAAGAATATTGATCAATGAAAACGTGaaaaaattgaagaaatcaCTAGAACTGACACGGAGAGTCTGATGCTGACGCTTGCTTTTCGAGCGTGTGCCATTTGGCTTCTGCTCCGGCCACTTATGGTAGGATATCGGCACATCACTGCTTCAAATCTAAACTTCCCAAGAGTTGGCAGCTAGCCAATCGCAGCAGAGAGCTGCCGGGGACTTCTCGCGTCAAACCAAACCAACTGCTAAAAAAGTTTGCTGATTTTAGCACTAGGAACTTTTGTGATGGTGCCTTGGAGGTCAACTTGCTTGCTAatctttcataaaaaaaaaacttgcttgCTAATATATAGTAATATGAGCTCAACGGAAATGGGTAGGAAACTAGATAATGTAATTATGGAACAGTAATTTCTTTGGAGGCTTATGAGGCAATAGTATTATAATTGGAACTAGTGAAAGCAAGGGGCCTACTACTTGTGTTGTAAAATATCTAGCTGGCCCACCTTCCCCACCTCCGGTCCTCTCGCGCTCTTAACTGCCCACTTATTTTGTTACCTATTATTATTCCCCAATGGTCACTTAGAGTTTGCTTTTTCTGTGACCACATACTATCATAATTAAAAGTAATCAAATTGTTTCTGACCATCTTTTTCAAACACCGTGGTTTATCTAAGACACAGCCTTTGCTcttccattttttaaaaaactacaCAGTTGTGTTTTCTTCAGATAGCTAATTTTCACTACTGATCAGCAGATCCTGTCTTTACTTCCATCTTACAAAGGGAAATCAGTTCTAGAGCTTGGTGCCGGAATAGGGCGCTTTACTGGAGATCTGGCAAAAGAAGCTGGTCACGTTCTAGCACTGGATTTTATTGAAAGTGTCATTAAGAAGGTGGATTTTATAGTTTGAAACTCTCATGCATAGAAGCTAACATCTGCACACCTATTGCTACTTCCATGAATTTTCATTTGTTTCTCTTCTTGTAGAATGAAAGCATAAATGGACATCACAAGAACATAACCTTCATGTGTGCTGATGTAACATCTCCCAACTTGAAGATTGAAGACAACTCTTTTGATCTGATATTCTCAAACTGGCTACTAATGTACCTTTCAGATGAGGAGGTAAgaacaagaaacaagaaaagCTTAGAATGCTGATGTCCTATGCTCCGTTTCTCCTTTTAGAAGACAATATATATCTCAGCAGTAATATATTCCATCTTTCATCTGAAATCACTTCCATAAATAACATCCATACTCACAAGAGTCTaaacttttcttttccttcaaaaagGTTTAAACTTGAATCTCCCTTTTTTTATTACTGTAAAGTTTTAACAGTAATCCGTCTCGTATTATAGGTTGAGAAGCTTGTGGGGAAAATGGTAAAATGGTTAAAGGTCGGTGGCCACATATTCTTTAGAGAATCATGTTTTCACCAATCTGGAGATTCGAAAAGGAAAGTGAACCCAACACACTACAGAGAACCAAGGTTTTATACTAAGGTAAAGCTACATCTTAACGTTCAAGCTGTGGATTGTCTTTCATATATATGGTCACTTGGTCATCACTAATACAGATCTATTAGTGTCTTCCAGTAGTTAACCTTTTTTATATACATACACAGGTATTTAAAGAGGGCCATTCGTATGATAAGAATGGAGATTCTTTTGAACTTTCTCTAGTGACTTATAAGTGTATCGGGGCTTAtgtaaaaaacaagaaaaatcaaaaccagGTACTTTACTGTTCTTGAATGTGCTTGTTAACTCTTAGTGTTGTTGCAGTTAAAGTGAAATTACTGACTGACATAAGTACACAACATCAACAGATATGTTGGTTATGGGAAAAGGTAAAATCAACAGAAGACAAAGATTTTCAAAGGTTCCTGGACAACGTGCAATACAAAACTAATGGAATCCTACGTTATGAGCGTATCTTTGGTGAAGGTTATGTGAGCACTGGTGGAGTTGGTGAGGCCACTAATTTCCTCGCACAACTGTTAACTCATCAATCATTTACTATACATATATCACTCAATATACTTGTTTCATGAGCAGAAACTACTAAGGAATTTGTGGATATGCTGGATCTTAAACCTGGCCAGAAAGTACTTGATGTTGGATGTGGAATTGGAGGAGGTGATTTTTATATGGCTGAGAACTACGACGTCCATGTTCTTGGTATCGATCTTTCCGTTAACATGGTTTCCTTTGCAATGGAACGTGCCATTGGACGCAAGTGCTCTGTTGAGTTTGAAGTTGCTGATTGCACCACAAAGGATTACCCAGAAAATAGTTTTGACGTTATCTACAGCCGTGACACCATCCTTCACATACAAGTATGTTTCATTCTGTAGAATTTAATGCTGTTATTTGTAGGCATCTATTATTTATTTGCATAATTATACTATCAGTGACCTTTTGTATAACACAATTAGACCATGGTGACAATACGAGAATGCAAGTTAAGATGAAATTAGTATTAAGTTTTGCCACTCCTATTAATCATTGTATATTAATCAAAGTGATAATTGCACATAGTTTCAGGATAAATGTTCAAGAGATATCGACCTTTAGATTGTTGATAACATCTGAATATCAAAATTATCATAAAAAGTCACATTCCTGAGTCCTGACAAATACCACTTTTTTTTATAGGACAAACCTGCTTTGTTCAGAAGCTTCTTCAAATGGCTGAAACCCGGTGGCAAAGTCCTAATCAGTGATTACTGTAAGAATCCTGGGAAGCCATCTGAAGAATTTGCTGCATACATTAAGCAGAGAGGTTATGACCTTCACGATGTGAAGGCTTATGGAAAGGTTTGTTTCTACTATTACAAACACGTATTAGCTGTCTAGTTGCTTTGGAAGATTTGGATTGGAAGGATGATCTATTCTAATGACTAAATATGACAACCCAGATGCTCGAGGGTGCTGGTTTTCATGATGTCATTGCAGAAGATCGCACTGAACAGGTTATCTCCTCTGAATGTCCTCTTGTTGTTGAGCAGCTCCTTATCCTTTTCTTGTATAATGCTTGTAGAATTTGAAAAATGCACAGTAGGGGTTGAGTATCtttgattttttaaaataaaaattgagAGAACACTATGACATCAATAGTTTACTCATTTTCATATGCTATGTTTCAGTTCCTGAGTGTTCTACGGAGGGAGCTAGCTGAAGTCGAGAAGAACAAAGACGCTTTCGTGGCAGACTTCACCCAGGTGATGATGCATCGAAGAGCTTATTAATTCTCCACCTGCTAGATGCATCCCTGATCTGCACTTATGCTTCTTTTGGGCACCTCTGATTTCTTCCATTCCATCTGTTGGCAGGAGGACTATGACGACATTGTGAACGGCTGGAACGCGAAGCTGAAGCGGAGCTCTGCCGGTGAGCAGAGGTGGGGGCTGTTCATTGCCACCAAGTGATTCAGCCTGGCACCGGAGGGCTCTTCCGAATAAGAATGGGTGTTGCTGTGGCTTCTGCTCCTAGACCGGTGATTCGGCCTAGAAGTAGAGGATCTTCAGAATAAAAAGGGTGCTCTTGTTGTTGTATCGACGCTACTAGGATATCAGTTGGATAAACTGTGCACCCAAGGTTGCATTCGTACTGCTCATTTCAGTTCATGTGGTGTACTGCGAGCTAGTAAGATTGTTGTCAGTCGATGTCACCTGGTCACCGGGCTCCTGTGTCCTCAATTCAGATGTGCTTTGCTACGTGCTATTCGAAAGTATGTGTCGCTTTTGTGCTATTCTTTTGGTTGAAGAAGGATAGCGACACAAGTACTGCGTATGTACTGCGATGCGCAAAAGAGAAGTTGATTCATAGCCATTTTGCCGTTTTCTGAATTCTGCCTGTGTCGGCAATGGGCCAGGCAGCTTCTGGGGCAGGTTGTTGGACATCGCATTCACATATCCCACGTGGCGGCATTAGCTACCACCGTCCTAGATAAGATTACCATCGTCGTCTTATTCAGCGGCCATGCTAAATCCGTTCCGCTGAATATTTAGGTGAACCAGAGAACAACAATTACTGTGGAGTCACCGTCACGCAGATATGATGTAGGAAACTGCgctttcgtttcaaaaaaagaagagagaagtaCAGTAGAAAAAATAACCTCAGCAATGTTTCAAAGGATTTGATCCCTGCTCGTCTCCTGTTCAGGAAATTTAGGCTCTCTGAACCATTAAAAAAATCACGTCTGGTTCGTCTGAAACCTAGAATTCGTCTGGACAACTACGTGAACACAATATCACTGAAGCAAAATGAGCATCGGCTTTGCATTtaggatgttttttttttactgaaatCAGCAGGGAAGCCCATCCGTTTAATTTGCTCCCACGAGGAGTTGGATCTAAGCTTGTTGGATGCTACTCAGGTACTCTAACCACTATGCTAGAGGCTCTTTCACGATGTTCACGATTCTTGATGTGGCTCGAGCCTATCTATAtacaagctcaagaggtggTTAAACTAGTGATGGTGTAAGGTAACTCGGCCACTCCTCCTCGATCGCCTCCTTTGCCAGTAGCATCACACTAGCAGTGGTGGAGCTAGGATAGGAAAAGAGAGGGAGGTAATCTGACATCAAATGCAAAGAGAGGGGGTCGGATTAGTATTTTCTTAGGGGAAATTTAATACATCATTAAGAATTCTTCAAGCTTAGGGGGGCCATATCCTTTTTGGCCCTCACTAAGCTCCACCAGTGCACACGAGAGAACGCAGTAGCACACCTATTAGCGTCCGTAAGAtattaagggcctgtttagaactttgacactatgcaaaaagaagattccccatcacatcaaacttgtggtatatgcatggagtactaaatgtagacgaaatcaaaaacttattgcacagttttgttgtactttgcgagacgaatcttttgagcctaattgtcaatatttggacaataattcacaaatacaaacgaaacgctacagtgtgctacagtgctagcacagTGATTTTGGATACCAAAATcagacaactaaacaaggcctaagatCCCTCCACCATCTTGTGCATTGTGAACTCCCACGGCGTTGGTACACTCAAGCGTTGGATGTGTGCTTGCCGCTTGGGGAGTATGTGGTGGATGGCTGTGAGGGTTGGGAATGATGGAAGGGAAGGAGTGCTGGAGAGAGTGGAGGACGGAGGAAAAACATAACTTTGTAGGCTTGTTTAATGTGAGTCTACAGTTGCAGTAAAAAGTAGTTTATCGAAGATGTATTCCAaccaacttttttatttttatttaataaTTTTCTTTTTAAGAATAGTAGTTTGAAAGACAAATTgcaaatctatatctatatagcTGTTTCAAAAGTTATAAGTTGTGGTAGCCATGGTTGATATCGGCATAGTGGTCTCATCATGGTGTCGACATTACCGACACATGTTGCTTCACTGTTTGTAAATTCTCCACTCTGGTTCATCTCTTATGGCGCTACAATGACAATGGCTGCGGATTTGGCGAGTCAATTTTCGTGGTGCATGCTGGAGTTAGGTGACGGACTGTAGATAGGATTAACGGTAAAGGAATAAAAAATAGACTAATCAGTGTATGGATGCACCAGTAATAGGGAGCACGATGGCTTCTCGCCACGGGAGCGGCTGGATGAGGAGAGAGTGAGTACCTATAACCATTGCAAGGAAGAAGATAAATACTTAGGAGACTTATAAACACTATTGGAATTATATCGAAAGTATTATGAACGTTTTCACGTTTgacaaaaaaaagttatgaaaatcAGATGCATGTGATTTAGTATGTAGAAAAGGGTTAATTTAGCGGTAATGCTACAAAATAGATGTTcgaaatcttaaaaaaatcggaCGGCTTTGCATTAGCATCGATGTTGTAACTATTGTTTCTGCTTTTTTcacagtgaatgttgcatgatatatagtgttcatgttgcagTGGGAATTTCCTATCGAGTCGAATAATGTCAtcatttttacacattattttttttgcaaacaaCGACTGTTAATATTGCACTaggtaatttttaatgttttaCCAAAAATGTTCGATGGAAAATTTTCTGTCGGACATCCAAACGTTAGCACCGCCGTTAATTTAGGGGACAAttccttagggggtgtttgggaaaggggtgctaaactttagcacctccactttagtccattttagtcacttGTGTTCCCAAACACTAGTGCTAAAGTCaaatgctaaaatttagcaccccactAATCCTTTAGTCACTTGGGGGTGACTAAAACTGACTAAATGGACTAGAAAGTGGTCCCCCGGACCACTTTCCTCCCtgtccccctcccctctctttcctccccttagtctctctctctccccgcctccttcgctcgaacccgccgccgccgtgcctccactcgaccccgcctccgcccgcctccacctccgcggcctccgccttATCCCGACGCCATCCTCCTCCGTccggccgccacctccgcctcgcccgccgccttcgcctcgccgccgccgccgcctccgtctccggccggccccacctcgtccgcctcgcccgccggtcccaccgcctccgcctcgccgccgccgcctctgtctccggccggccccgcctcctccgcctcgcccgccgatCCCACTGCCTCCGCCCGCcctgccacctccgcctcgctgccgccgcctccgtctccggccgtccccgccacctccgcctcacccgctggtcccgccgcctccgcctcgcccgccggccccgccgccgtgcccgcctCCGCCTGACCCTGCCTCACCTCCGCCTTGCCACTGCCCCGCGACCTGAGATTGGCGAGGAGGCTTGCAGGAAGaaatggagggggaggggcatCGATGGAGGGGTAGAGTAGTCATTTTGTGcaacatgtgctaaattttagctcttcATCCAAACACTTCAAAAGGCTAAAgcttagcactctatttgagggGGCTAAAATCgacctcctcccaaacagggccttattTGACACCAGAAAAACTATTAGTTTCTTTCTTGGTCCTCAAAAAATTttaattccctatttgacacccaGTTCAACTTTCGTTCCGTA harbors:
- the LOC117848691 gene encoding phosphoethanolamine N-methyltransferase 1 yields the protein MDAPVVAVANGIGEVERKVQKSYWEEHSKSLTVESMMLDSRAADLDKEERPEILSLLPSYKGKSVLELGAGIGRFTGDLAKEAGHVLALDFIESVIKKNESINGHHKNITFMCADVTSPNLKIEDNSFDLIFSNWLLMYLSDEEVEKLVGKMVKWLKVGGHIFFRESCFHQSGDSKRKVNPTHYREPRFYTKVFKEGHSYDKNGDSFELSLVTYKCIGAYVKNKKNQNQICWLWEKVKSTEDKDFQRFLDNVQYKTNGILRYERIFGEGYVSTGGVETTKEFVDMLDLKPGQKVLDVGCGIGGGDFYMAENYDVHVLGIDLSVNMVSFAMERAIGRKCSVEFEVADCTTKDYPENSFDVIYSRDTILHIQDKPALFRSFFKWLKPGGKVLISDYCKNPGKPSEEFAAYIKQRGYDLHDVKAYGKMLEGAGFHDVIAEDRTEQFLSVLRRELAEVEKNKDAFVADFTQEDYDDIVNGWNAKLKRSSAGEQRWGLFIATK
- the LOC117849834 gene encoding putative clathrin assembly protein At2g01600; this encodes MASMQSWRKAYGAIKDSTTVSLANLNSDFKDLDVAIVKATNHVECPPKERHLRKVVAATSIARPRADVAYCIHALARRLAKTRNWIVALKTLVVIHRLLREGDPTFREELLNFTQRGRILQLSNFKDDSSPIAWDCSAWVRTYGLFLEERLECFRVLKYDVEAERLSKQGQGPEKGHSRTRELDSQDLLEQLPALQQLLYRLVGCRPEGAANNNYLVQYALALVLKESFKIYCAINDGIINLVDKFFEMPRHEALKALEIYRRAGQQAGNLSDFYENCRGLELARNFQFPTLREPPQTFLATMEEYVKEAPRMVPVREPLELPERLLLTYKPEESEEIPEPAPVEEEKAPVEEPEPAPPVTEVVSPPPKTEVPNTGDLLGLNDPSPAVSAIEESNALALAIVPTDGTSTTGNAAFQDKGFDPTGWELALVTAPSNTTSSASSSQLGGGFDKLILDSLYDDGAYRQRQQQQLYGSAVPNPFMTNDPFAMSNQVAPPPSVQMAAMSQQHQQIPTVMQPNPFGPPMQPQMGMGPATNNPFLDAGFGPFPVANNGHQQHNPFGGAQLL